CGGCGCCTGGGGCCTGGGCTGGGAAGTCTGGCTCAACGGCATGGAGGTGACGCAGTTCACCTACTTCCAGCAGGCCGGTGGCCTGGAATGCCGGCCGGTGACCGGTGAAATCACGTACGGCCTGGAACGTCTGGCCATGTATCTGCAGAACGTCGACAACGTCTATGACCTGGTCTGGACGCAGGCGCCGCACGGCGTGGTGACCTACGGGGATGTCTTCCTGCAGAACGAGGTGGAGCAGTCCACTTACAACTTCGAGCACGCAAACGTCGCCGAGCTGTTCCACTGGTTCGACGTGTGCGAGGGCGAGGCGAAGAAACTCGTCGAGGCCGGCCTGCCGCTGCCCGCCTACGAACAGGTCTGCAAGGCCTCGCACAGCTTCAACCTGCTCGATGCGCGCCGTGCCATCAGCGTGACCGAGCGCCAGCGCTACATCCTGCGCGTGCGCACCCTGGCCCGCGCGGTGGCCGAAGCCTATTACGCCCAGCGCAAAAAGCGCGGTTTTCCCGGATTGAAGGCGCGCGCGGAGGCGGCCCATGCTTGATTCCCTGCTGATCGAGATCGGCACCGAAGAACTGCCGACCCGCACCGTCGACGAGCTGGCCCAGGCGTTTGCCGGCGGCATCATCGAAGGATTGAAAAAGCGCGGTTTCGCGGTCGATGGCGAGGCTGCCAAGGTCTACTGCTCGCCGCGCCGTCTCGCGCTGTGGCTAGCGGGCGTCGCCGATGCGCAGCCGGACCAGGCCATCGAACGGCGCGGTCCTGCGATCGCCGCCGCGCTTGATGCCAGCGGCCAGCCGACCAAGGCGCTCAGCGGCTTTGCCGCGTCCTGTGGTACCACGGTCGAGGCCCTGCAGCGCCTGGAAACGGACAAGGGCGCCTGGTTCGTCTACCGGGCCGAGCAGCCGGGACAGCCGCTGGCGGCGCTGCTGCCCGATGTCATCGGCGAGTCTCTCAAGGCGCTGCCGGTGCCAAAACCCATGCGCTGGGGCGACCACGACTACGCCTTCGTCCGGCCGATGCACTGGCTGGTCATCCTGCACGGCAGCCGTGTCATCGACGCCGAGATCTTCGGCATCGCGAGTGGCCGCGCATCCCGGGGCCACCGCTTCCACCACAGCGGGCCCGTTGCGGTCGACAGCGCCGATGCCTGGCTCGACGCCCTGCGCGGTGCGCGCGTACTGGCAGATCCGGCCGAACGACGCCAGCGCATCCGCGACGAGGTGGAGCGTGCCGGGCGCGAGATCGGCGCCACGCCGCGCCTGCGTCCGGAGCTGCTCGACGAAATCGCCAACCTCACGGAATGGCCGGTCGCCATCCGCTGCACCTTCGAACGTGACTTCCTGCGCGTGCCGCAGGAAGCGCTGATCATGACGATGGAGACCAACCAGAAATTCGTCCCCGTTTTCGACGCGGCCGGCAAGCTCACCGAGCATTTCATCGGCATCGCGAACATTGAAAGCGCGGATCCGGCGGAAATCCGCAAGGGTTACGAGCGCGTGATCCGCCCGCGTTTCGCCGACGCGCGCTTCTTCTACGACGAAGACCTGAAGGCCCCGCTCGAATCGCACCAGCCGACGCTCGCGAACGTCACCTACCAGCAGGCGCTCGGCTCGGTCTGGGACAAGACCATCCGCGTCGCCGAGCTGGCCCGCACCATCGCCAACCGCGTCGGTGTCGACGCTGCACTGGCCACCCGTGCGGCCGGGCTTGCCAAGTGCGATCTCATGACGCGCATGGTCGGCGAGTTCCCCGAGCTGCAGGGAACCATGGGGCGCTACTACGCGACCGCCGGGAACGAGCCGGCAGAGGTGGCCGAAGCGCTCGATACGTTCTACCAGCCGCGATTTGCCGGTGACGGCATCGCCCCCGGCCGCGTCGGCCAGGTGCTGGCCGTGGCCGAGCGCGTGGATACGCTGTGCGGCATCTTTGCGGTTGGCCAGAAGCCGAGCGGGAACAAGGATCCGTTCGCCCTGCGCCGTGCCGCCCTGGGCCTGGCGCGGACCTTGATCGAAAGCGGCCTGTCGCTGGACCTCCCCGCTCTCCTGGCGGACGCACTCGGCCAGATCCCCGAATCCGCCCTGGCCGCCGGAATGCCCAAGCCGAAGGAGGGCGCCCCTGCCTTTGACGCCGGTCAACGTCGTGCGGAGCTGGGACGCGAACTCTACGACTTCGTGCTGGACCGTCTGCGCGGCTACTACACCGACCTGGGGATCGCTCCGGATCTGTTCGAGGCCGTGCGCGCCCTGGCGCCGGGCGACCTGTCGGACTTCGACGCACGCCTGCGCGCCGTGGGTGAGTTCGCGCGCCTGCCCGAGGCGGCGGCCTTGGCCGCGGCGAACAAGCGCATCGGCAACATCCTGCGCCAGGCCGGCCAGGTGGAGTTCGGGCAAATACAGACGAACCTGCTGGGTACCGGCGCCGAATCAGGCCTGCACGACGCCCTGGTCAACGCCCAGGCC
This genomic stretch from Tahibacter amnicola harbors:
- the glyQ gene encoding glycine--tRNA ligase subunit alpha, which translates into the protein MSTPTFQDIIQTLNRYWAEQGCVLIQPLDTEVGAGTFHPATFLRALGPEPWAAAYVQPSRRPTDGRYGENPNRLQHYYQYQVVLKPNPDNILDLYIGSLRALGIDPLTHDLRFVEDNWESPTLGAWGLGWEVWLNGMEVTQFTYFQQAGGLECRPVTGEITYGLERLAMYLQNVDNVYDLVWTQAPHGVVTYGDVFLQNEVEQSTYNFEHANVAELFHWFDVCEGEAKKLVEAGLPLPAYEQVCKASHSFNLLDARRAISVTERQRYILRVRTLARAVAEAYYAQRKKRGFPGLKARAEAAHA
- the glyS gene encoding glycine--tRNA ligase subunit beta — encoded protein: MLDSLLIEIGTEELPTRTVDELAQAFAGGIIEGLKKRGFAVDGEAAKVYCSPRRLALWLAGVADAQPDQAIERRGPAIAAALDASGQPTKALSGFAASCGTTVEALQRLETDKGAWFVYRAEQPGQPLAALLPDVIGESLKALPVPKPMRWGDHDYAFVRPMHWLVILHGSRVIDAEIFGIASGRASRGHRFHHSGPVAVDSADAWLDALRGARVLADPAERRQRIRDEVERAGREIGATPRLRPELLDEIANLTEWPVAIRCTFERDFLRVPQEALIMTMETNQKFVPVFDAAGKLTEHFIGIANIESADPAEIRKGYERVIRPRFADARFFYDEDLKAPLESHQPTLANVTYQQALGSVWDKTIRVAELARTIANRVGVDAALATRAAGLAKCDLMTRMVGEFPELQGTMGRYYATAGNEPAEVAEALDTFYQPRFAGDGIAPGRVGQVLAVAERVDTLCGIFAVGQKPSGNKDPFALRRAALGLARTLIESGLSLDLPALLADALGQIPESALAAGMPKPKEGAPAFDAGQRRAELGRELYDFVLDRLRGYYTDLGIAPDLFEAVRALAPGDLSDFDARLRAVGEFARLPEAAALAAANKRIGNILRQAGQVEFGQIQTNLLGTGAESGLHDALVNAQAATAPLIADRTYVAVLKRLAELRDPVDAFFNDVMVMADDAAVRQNRLTLLAQLRQLFLHVADISVLQAA